The genome window GTTTACGTCCACTAAAATAATCTCATATGAGCACAAATTATAAACTTTTAGTAAATAACGCTGCTTCGTTTGAAGTAACTGAGGAAAGTCTTCAAAATTTAGATGCAGTTAAATTAGATGCGTCTAATTTTCATGTACTAAAAGACAATAAACCTTACAAGGCAGAAATTGTTTCAGCCGATTTTATTTCTAAAAAATACACAGTTAAAGTAAACAACAATTCTTACGAAGTAAACATTTCTGATGCTTTAGATGAATTAATCAAAAACATGGGAATTGAAAGAGGTAAAACCAAAGTGGTTAATGCTATAAAAGCGCCTATGCCTGGTTTAATTTTAGAGATTAATGTTACTGTAGGACAAGAAGTAAAAGAAAATGATCCTTTATTAATTTTAGAAGCCATGAAAATGGAAAACAGTTTCCTTTCTCCTAGAGATGGTGTTATAAAATCTATTGCTGTAGAAAAAGGAAATGCAGTTGATAAAGGTCAATTATTAATTGAATTCGAATAAAATGAAAGAAATTAAAAAAATATTAGTTGCCAATCGCGGTGAAATTGCCATTAGGGTAATGAAAACTGCAAAAAAAATGGGAATAAAAACGGTAGCAGTTTATTCTTCTGCCGATAGAAATGCATTGCATGTTAAGTATGCCAATGAAGCCGTTTTAATTGGTGAAGCAGCATCAAGTCAGTCATATTTGCGTGGTGATAAAATTATAGAAGTTTGTAAAGAATTAGGAGTTGATGCGGTGCATCCAGGATATGGATTTTTGAGTGAAAATTCCACTTTTGCAGAAGCTTGTGAAAAGAACAATATTATTTTCATTGGTCCAAAATCTAAAGCTATTGAAATGATGGGAAGTAAGTTAGCAGCAAAAGAAGCTGTTAAACATTACAATATTCCTATGGTTCCAGGAACTGAAGATGCTATTACAGATATTGAAGCGGCTAAGAAAATTGCAACTGATATTGGTTTTCCAATTTTAATTAAAGCATCTGCCGGTGGTGGAGGTAAAGGAATGCGCGTTGTGGAAAAAGCTGAAGATTTTGTTTCTCAAATGGATAGAGCAATTTCAGAAGCTACAAACGCATTTGGTGATGGGTCGGTTTTCATCGAAAAATATGTAACAAAACCTCGCCATATCGAAATACAAGTTATGGCTGATAGTCATGGAAATATTGTTTATGTTTTTGAAAGAGAATGTAGTATTCAACGTCGTCATCAAAAAGTAGTTGAAGAAGCACCATCTGCAATTTTAACACCTGAGAAGAGAAAAGAAATGGGTGAGGCTGCTGTAAAAGTGGCTAAAGCTTGTGATTATCTTGGAGCAGGAACAGTTGAGTTTTTGATGGATGCCGACCATAATTTCTACTTTTTAGAAATGAACACCCGTTTGCAAGTAGAACATCCAGTTTCAGAA of Flavobacterium channae contains these proteins:
- a CDS encoding acetyl-CoA carboxylase biotin carboxyl carrier protein subunit — translated: MSTNYKLLVNNAASFEVTEESLQNLDAVKLDASNFHVLKDNKPYKAEIVSADFISKKYTVKVNNNSYEVNISDALDELIKNMGIERGKTKVVNAIKAPMPGLILEINVTVGQEVKENDPLLILEAMKMENSFLSPRDGVIKSIAVEKGNAVDKGQLLIEFE
- a CDS encoding acetyl-CoA carboxylase biotin carboxylase subunit encodes the protein MKKILVANRGEIAIRVMKTAKKMGIKTVAVYSSADRNALHVKYANEAVLIGEAASSQSYLRGDKIIEVCKELGVDAVHPGYGFLSENSTFAEACEKNNIIFIGPKSKAIEMMGSKLAAKEAVKHYNIPMVPGTEDAITDIEAAKKIATDIGFPILIKASAGGGGKGMRVVEKAEDFVSQMDRAISEATNAFGDGSVFIEKYVTKPRHIEIQVMADSHGNIVYVFERECSIQRRHQKVVEEAPSAILTPEKRKEMGEAAVKVAKACDYLGAGTVEFLMDADHNFYFLEMNTRLQVEHPVSELISGLDLVELQIRIARGEALPMKQEDLQIKGHAMELRVYAEDPMNDFLPNVGFLSTYKLPEGEGIRVDNGIEEGMDVPIYYDPMLSKLITYGNTREESIELMIKAIDNYIVEGVATTLPFGKFVMEHDAFRSGDFDTGFVKAYYDAEKLKSKLDTEAEIAAMIAFQQYVEDQKVLRLPN